The following coding sequences lie in one Rutidosis leptorrhynchoides isolate AG116_Rl617_1_P2 chromosome 6, CSIRO_AGI_Rlap_v1, whole genome shotgun sequence genomic window:
- the LOC139854086 gene encoding F-box protein At5g07610-like: protein MSPVVRGLFYDDFYFPFDFKNRSNNLRPFRSPHGSRIVQSCNGLLLCCSETGSEQQRTCIYYVFNPTTNQYETIPSVKQSLVVDHNNNPFTGLTVHHPACPTVKKSLVAVHNSNPFMGLAVDPSDCKRYKVVCIYRNPDLMQLHVLIYSSETKRWKISDETLDMPKNMPDLTGGVYMNGGIYWSPIDNHVDSWYCFKLDVEKFQKLGLPSDMKTGRYRKLYGGNVSSAYYFGESNGRLYLVDECRVERFKLNVYEKMNDGSGWVVKYQVELRQFMTEFHGYDGNDRLEILDIVRGEEEKDTFMVVEFNEVIKSFKLFNKKFKKLFIVPRYNNDRRIIRSYRYVV, encoded by the coding sequence ATGTCACCTGTTGTCCGTGGTCTTTTTTACGACGATTTTTATTTTCCGTTTGATTTTAAAAACCGAAGCAACAACCTTCGCCCCTTTCGTAGTCCACATGGCAGTAGAATCGTTCAATCTTGTAACGGATTACTCCTTTGCTGCAGCGAAACAGGAAGCGAACAACAACGTACTTGTATATACTATGTCTTTAATCCAACCACTAATCAATACGAAACAATTCCATCTGTGAAGCAAAGTCTTGTTGTAGATCATAACAATAACCCGTTCACGGGTCTTACAGTTCATCATCCAGCCTGTCCAACTGTCAAAAAAAGTCTTGTAGCAGTTCATAACAGTAACCCTTTCATGGGTCTTGCAGTTGATCCATCTGATTGTAAGCGTTACAAAGTCGTTTGCATATATCGTAACCCCGATCTAATGCAGTTACACGTTCTAATCTACTCGTCTGAGACCAAGAGATGGAAGATATCAGACGAAACGTTGGATATGCCTAAGAACATGCCTGATTTAACGGGCGGAGTGTATATGAATGGGGGGATTTATTGGTCTCCCATTGATAATCATGTCGATTCGTGGTATTGTTTTAAGTTGGACGTCGAAAAGTTTCAAAAGTTGGGATTACCATCTGATATGAAAACGGGGCGTTACCGCAAGCTATATGGTGGCAATGTATCGTCTGCTTATTACTTTGGGGAATCGAATGGTCGTTTATATTTGGTGGATGAATGTCGGGTCGAacgttttaaattaaacgtttatgAAAAGATGAACGATGGTTCGGGTTGGGTGGTTAAGTATCAAGTTGAGTTACGTCAATTTATGACTGAATTTCATGGGTATGATGGTAATGATAGGTTGGAAATTTTGGATATTGTTCGGGGTGAAGAAGAAAAGGATACATTTATGGTGGTGGAATTTAATGAGGTGATTAAAAGTTTTAAACTTTTCAACAAGAAGTTTAAGAAGTTGTTTATTGTACCAAGATACAATAATGATAGAAGAATCATTAGAAGTTATCGTTATGTTGTATAA